Proteins encoded by one window of Rutidosis leptorrhynchoides isolate AG116_Rl617_1_P2 chromosome 7, CSIRO_AGI_Rlap_v1, whole genome shotgun sequence:
- the LOC139857302 gene encoding probable trehalase: MTFLESIKHANFTIFFLFLIAALMVNSQSAHICKPTDYGPVVPTTPLVIFLQSIQETALNTFGSLNFDPKYYVDLSLKFDLPVVKQAFHNLPRTEKGSVLASDLNAFLTKFINSDQEDLEYVEPTDFVVEPNGFLPKVVHQGVRDWALEIHSLWKNLSRKVSNEVLKNPELHTLLPLKHPVIIPGSRFQEVYYWDSYWVIRGLLASKMYETAKGIVLNLIDLIDTYGYVLNGARAYYTNRSQPPMLSSMVIEVYKRTSDVDLVKKALPALFKEHKFWNSGMHNVTIEDAQGLTHNLSRYYAMWNQPRPESFTIDKETADKLTTDCEKKQLYREIASTAETGWDFSTRWMKNTSDLTTLSTTMIAPVDLNAFVLKMELDIAYLANVVGDSDHASHFAKASEARKKAMDAIFWNQEKGQWFDYWLHGTIVKDVYKWDDSYQNQDIFASNFIPLWVQLFNSDETLVKQVAQSLESSGLLREAGIATSLTNSSQQWDFPNGWAPVQHMIVEGLVRSRSKEAQSLAKDIAIRWIRTNFVTYKKLQVMHEKYDVSKCGEFGGGGEYVPQTGFGWSNGVVLAFLEEFGWAEDLSPYCQ, translated from the exons ATGACTTTTCTTGAATCCATAAAACATGCCAATTTTACTATTTTTTTCTTATTCTTGATTGCAGCTTTAATGGTTAACTCACAATCTGCACACATATGCAAACCAACTGATTATGGTCCAGTGGTACCCACAACTCCACTTGTGATATTTCTTCAAAGTATCCAAGAAACTGCACTTAATACATTTGGTTCACTAAATTTTGACCCAAAATATTATGTTGACTTGTCATTAAAGTTTGATCTTCCAGTTGTTAAACAAGCCTTCCATAATCTCCCAAGAACCGAAAAAGGGTCTGTTTTAGCTTCAGATCTTAATGCGTTTTTGACCAAGTTTATAAATAGTGATCAAGAGGATTTAGAGTATGTTGAACCAACTGATTTTGTGGTTGAACCAAATGGGTTCTTGCCTAAAGTAGTGCACCAGGGTGTTAGAGATTGGGCTCTTGAGATTCATTCTCTTTGGAAAAATTTGAGTCGAAAAGTATCGAATGAGGTTTTGAAAAATCCTGAATTGCATACTTTGTTGCCTTTAAAACACCCTGTGATTATACCCGGATCAAGGTTTCAAGAGGTTTATTATTGGGATTCGTATTGGGTTATAAG GGGACTATTGGCAAGTAAAATGTATGAGACAGCAAAAGGGATAGTGCTCAATCTGATTGATTTAATCGACACATATGGTTATGTTCTAAATGGTGCACGAGCATATTACACAAACAGAAG TCAACCTCCAATGCTGAGTTCAATGGTCATCGAGGTATATAAACGGACTAGCGACGTTGACTTGGTCAAGAAAGCGCTCCCAGCCCTGTTTAAAGAACACAAGTTTTGGAATTCAG GAATGCATAATGTGACGATTGAGGATGCTCAAGGATTGACACACAATTTAAGTCGGTACTATGCAATGTGGAACCAACCTAGGCCAGAATCGTTCACTATT GACAAAGAAACGGCGGATAAACTTACTACTGATTGTGAGAAAAAGCAGTTGTATCGTGAAATAGCTTCGACCGCAGAAACTGGTTGGGATTTTAGTACCAGATGGATGAA AAATACATCTGATCTCACGACACTATCTACAACGATGATCGCACCTGTTGATTTGAATGCATTTGTACTGAAG ATGGAACTCGACATTGCGTATTTGGCAAATGTTGTTGGAGACAGTGATCACGCTTCACACTTTGCTAAAGCTTCGGAAGCAAGGAAAAAGGCGATGGATGCTATTTTCTGGAATCAAGAAAAGGGGCAATGGTTCGATTACTGGCTTCATGGTACTATCGTCAAG GATGTTTATAAATGGGATGACTCTTACCAGAATCAAGATATATTTGCCTCAAACTTCATTCCTTTATGGGTGCAATTGTTTAACTCAG ATGAAACCCTGGTCAAACAAGTTGCACAAAGCCTTGAAAGCTCAGGACTGCTACGTGAAGCGGGTATAGCAACATCTTTGACAAATTCGAGCCAACAGTG GGATTTTCCAAATGGTTGGGCCCCGGTTCAACACATGATCGTTGAGGGACTGGTTAGGTCCAGGTCAAAGGAAGCACAATCACTAGCTAAAGACATTGCTATAAGGTGGATCAGAACTAACTTTGTAACTTACAAAAAACTGCAAGTAATGCATGAGAAATATGATGTCAGCAAATGTGGAGAATTTGGAGGTGGTGGTGAATATGTTCCACAA ACTGGTTTCGGGTGGTCTAATGGAGTTGTGTTGGCATTCTTGGAGGAGTTTGGATGGGCCGAAGATTTGAGTCCGTATTGCCAGTGA